The Salvia miltiorrhiza cultivar Shanhuang (shh) chromosome 1, IMPLAD_Smil_shh, whole genome shotgun sequence genome has a window encoding:
- the LOC131005912 gene encoding 7-deoxyloganetic acid glucosyl transferase-like: MRCEQGQDLPPHVLIMPYPSLGHLNPMLNLAHLFCLSDFHVTFIISDFNHRRLLEHTTVLDAFARYPGFEFRALPDGLPDDHPRAGERTMEIIFSIEKVTVPLFKKMMVQENFLGGATRRRVTCLVTDAMSFAPEFAREHQLPFILFQTASAAFSWSHFCFPQLLQAQEIPFRGEMDELVKSVPGMEGFLRRRDLPSHYRVDDVNDPILQGVIERLTMKEANIFNTCEDLEGPIITEIQKHVPRIFSIGPLHEQIKSRLTEKKADVSIIKANLWAEDQSCIKWLDAQPPKSVIYVSFGSITLMTREQVLEFWHGLLNSSQRFLWVIRPDSIIGNEGNDQVLEELMESSKEKGLLVEWAPQEKVLNHPAVGGFLTHTGWNSTLESIVTGIPMICWPYFADQTINSRLVSEVWKIGLDIKDTCDRLIIENAVRDLMEVRKDEFLEKAEDMAKLVKKSISKGGSSYTNMDNLVQYIKSLII; the protein is encoded by the exons ATGAGGTGTGAACAAGGACAAGATCTCCCGCCGCACGTGTTGATTATGCCGTATCCATCTCTGGGCCATCTCAACCCCATGCTCAATCTCGCGCATCTCTTCTGCTTATCCGACTTCCACGTCACCTTCATCATCTCCGACTTCAACCACCGCCGCCTCCTCGAGCACACCACCGTCCTCGATGCCTTCGCCCGCTACCCGGGGTTCGAGTTCCGGGCTCTCCCCGACGGCCTCCCCGACGACCACCCCCGCGCCGGGGAGAGAACCATGGAGATCATATTCTCCATCGAAAAAGTCACGGTGCCGCTCTTCAAGAAAATGATGGTCCAGGAGAATTTCTTGGGCGGCGCCACCCGTAGACGCGTGACTTGCTTGGTTACAGATGCTATGAGCTTCGCCCCCGAGTTTGCTAGAGAGCATCAGCTTCCGTTCATCCTCTTCCAAACTGCTAGCGCCGCCTTCTCCTGGTCTCATTTTTGCTTTCCTCAGCTGCTTCAAGCTCAAGAAATTCCTTTCCGAG GAGAAATGGATGAATTAGTTAAAAGTGTACCAGGAATGGAAGGTTTTCTCCGGCGGCGTGACCTGCCGAGTCATTACCGTGTTGACGATGTAAACGACCCTATTCTTCAAGGAGTAATAGAGCGTCTAACCATGAAAGAAGCAAACATATTTAACACTTGTGAAGATCTCGAGGGGCCGATAATTACAGAGATACAGAAGCATGTGCCGAGAATTTTCTCCATCGGTCCACTCCATGAGCAAATTAAATCCAGACTGACGGAGAAGAAGGCGGATGTGTCGATCATCAAGGCGAATCTATGGGCGGAAGACCAGAGCTGCATCAAGTGGCTGGATGCGCAGCCGCCTAAATCCGTCATCTATGTGAGCTTCGGGAGCATAACACTTATGACGAGAGagcaagtgttagagttctggCACGGCTTGCTCAACAGTTCGCAGAGATTCTTGTGGGTGATAAGGCCGGATTCCATCATCGGTAATGAAGGAAATGATCAAGTTTTGGAGGAATTAATGGAAAGTAGTAAAGAAAAGGGTTTGTTGGTGGAGTGGGCACCGCAGGAAAAGGTGCTTAACCACCCTGCGGTGGGCGGGTTCCTGACACACACTGGATGGAACTCGACTCTCGAGAGCATTGTGACGGGCATTCCGATGATATGTTGGCCTTATTTTGCCGATCAAACCATTAATAGTAGGTTGGTGAGTGAGGTTTGGAAGATTGGATTAGACATCAAAGATACTTGTGATAGATTGATTATTGAGAATGCGGTGAGGGATTTGATGGAAGTGAgaaaagatgagtttttggaAAAGGCTGAAGATATGGCTAAACTTGTGAAAAAATCTATTAGTAAAGGTGGTTCGTCGTATACTAATATGGATAACCTGGTTCAGTATATCAAGTCATTGATAATTTGA
- the LOC131005910 gene encoding 7-deoxyloganetic acid glucosyl transferase-like produces the protein MRCEQGQDLPPHVLIFPYPFQAHLNSMLNLAHLFCLSDFHVTFIISDFNHRRLLDHSTVLDAFARYPGFEFRALPDGLPDDHPRAGEGIKDFMFSMEKVTVPLFKKMMVQENFLGGAARRRVTCFVADVMSFAPDFAREHQLPLILFQTASASFSWSHFCFPQLLQAQDIPFRGKSMDEIVESVPGMKGFLRRRDLPSYYRVDDVSDPILQAVTERLTAKEMVIFNTCEDLDGPIVAEIQKHVPRIFSIGPIHEQIKSRLTEKKAEVSIIKANLWAEDQRCIDWLDAQPPKSVIYVSFGSITLMTREQVLEFWHGLLNSSQRFLWVIRPDSIIGNEGNFQVLEELMESSKEKGLLVEWAPQEKVLNHPAVGGFLTHSGWNSTLESIVAGVPMICWPYFADQTINSRLASEVWKIGLDIKDTCDRLIIEKAVRDLMEVRKDEFLKKAENMTKLVKKSVSKGGSSYTNMDNLVQYIKSLII, from the exons ATGAGGTGTGAACAAGGACAAGATCTCCCGCCGCACGTGCTGATTTTCCCTTATCCATTTCAGGCGCATCTCAACTCCATGCTCAATCTCGCGCATCTCTTCTGCTTATCCGACTTCCACGTCACCTTCATCATCTCCGACTTCAACCACCGCCGCCTCCTCGACCACAGCACCGTCCTCGATGCCTTCGCCCGCTACCCGGGGTTCGAGTTCCGGGCTCTCCCCGACGGCCTACCTGACGACCACCCCCGCGCCGGGGAGGGAATCAAGGACTTCATGTTCTCCATGGAAAAAGTCACGGTGCCGCTCTTCAAGAAAATGATGGTCCAGGAGAATTTCTTGGGCGGCGCCGCCCGTAGACGCGTGACTTGCTTCGTTGCAGATGTTATGAGCTTCGCCCCCGACTTTGCTAGAGAGCATCAGCTTCCGCTCATCCTCTTCCAGACTGCTAGTGCCTCCTTCTCCTGGTCTCATTTTTGCTTTCCTCAGCTGCTTCAAGCTCAAGATATTCCTTTCCGAG GAAAATCGATGGATGAAATAGTTGAAAGTGTACCCGGAATGAAAGGTTTTCTCCGGCGGCGCGACCTTCCGAGTTATTACCGTGTTGACGATGTAAGCGACCCTATTCTTCAAGCAGTAACAGAGAGGCTAACTGCGAAGGAAATGGTCATATTTAACACTTGTGAAGATCTTGATGGGCCGATAGTTGCAGAGATACAGAAGCATGTGCCGAGAATTTTCTCCATCGGTCCAATCCACGAGCAAATTAAATCCAGACTGACGGAGAAGAAGGCGGAGGTCTCGATCATCAAGGCGAATCTATGGGCGGAAGACCAGAGGTGCATCGATTGGCTGGATGCGCAACCACCTAAATCTGTCATCTATGTGAGCTTCGGGAGCATAACACTTATGACGAGAGagcaagtgttagagttctggCACGGTTTGCTCAACAGTTCGCAGAGATTCTTGTGGGTGATAAGGCCGGATTCCATCATCGGGAATGAAGGAAATTTTCAAGTTTTGGAGGAATTAATGGAAAGTAGTAAAGAAAAGGGTTTGTTGGTGGAGTGGGCACCGCAGGAAAAGGTGCTCAACCACCCTGCGGTGGGCGGTTTTCTGACACATAGTGGATGGAACTCGACTCTCGAGAGCATTGTGGCCGGTGTGCCAATGATATGTTGGCCTTATTTTGCCGATCAAACCATTAATAGTAGGTTGGCGAGTGAGGTTTGGAAGATTGGATTGGACATCAAAGATACTTGTGATAGATTGATTATTGAGAAGGCAGTGAGGGATTTGATGGAAGTGAgaaaagatgagtttttgaAAAAGGCAGAGAATATGACTAAGCTTGTAAAAAAATCTGTTAGTAAAGGTGGTTCGTCGTATACTAATATGGATAACCTGGTTCAATATATCAAGTCATTGATAATTTGA